The following proteins are co-located in the Myxococcus fulvus genome:
- a CDS encoding SUF system Fe-S cluster assembly regulator, translating into MLRMSKMTDYGIVLMTELARAEGGTRTTRELAARTRVPLPSASKVLKGLLQAGLVVSHRGANGGYGLARPAASLSLAELVASLEGPVALTECGVHPTGGAPCELEAVCQVRGHWRLINQAIQESLARLTLADLIAPAPRVPERLVGLGLPSRPASPNATPTTSSVTGVRS; encoded by the coding sequence ATGCTTCGGATGAGCAAGATGACCGACTACGGCATCGTGCTGATGACCGAGCTGGCTCGCGCGGAGGGTGGCACCCGCACCACGCGCGAGCTGGCGGCACGCACCCGTGTGCCATTGCCCTCGGCCAGCAAGGTGCTCAAGGGCCTGCTTCAAGCGGGCCTGGTGGTGTCTCACCGCGGCGCCAACGGTGGCTATGGCCTGGCGCGGCCGGCGGCGTCGCTGTCGCTGGCGGAGCTGGTGGCCTCGCTGGAGGGCCCGGTGGCGCTCACCGAGTGTGGCGTGCATCCCACCGGCGGCGCGCCCTGTGAGCTGGAGGCGGTGTGCCAGGTGCGAGGCCACTGGCGCCTCATCAACCAGGCCATCCAGGAGTCGCTGGCGCGCCTGACGCTGGCGGACCTCATCGCCCCGGCGCCGCGCGTGCCGGAGCGACTGGTGGGCCTGGGCCTGCCCTCGCGGCCCGCGAGCCCCAACGCCACCCCGACGACTTCATCCGTGACAGGAGTACGCTCATGA
- the sufC gene encoding Fe-S cluster assembly ATPase SufC, with translation MALLSVRNLHARVGDKDILKGIDLEVGAGEVHAIMGPNGSGKSTLASVLAGRDSYTVTQGEVLLDGKSLLELSPEARAAEGVFLAFQYPVEIPGVGNLHFLRTALNAQRRVKGLEELDAMDFLQLAKEKSKLVQLDAAFMNRSVNEGFSGGEKKRNEIFQMAVLEPRLAVLDETDSGLDIDALRIVAGGVNGLRSKDRGMVLITHYQRLLDYIVPDKVHVMAAGRIVRSGGRELALELEEKGYGWLGLEGGKGAPKGGEVRR, from the coding sequence ATGGCGCTGCTGTCGGTTCGGAATCTGCACGCCCGCGTGGGCGACAAGGACATCCTCAAGGGCATCGACCTGGAGGTGGGCGCCGGTGAGGTGCACGCCATCATGGGGCCCAACGGCTCGGGGAAGAGCACGCTGGCGAGTGTGCTCGCGGGGCGTGACTCCTACACGGTGACGCAGGGCGAGGTGCTGCTCGACGGCAAGTCGCTGCTGGAGCTGTCGCCCGAGGCTCGCGCGGCGGAGGGCGTGTTCCTGGCCTTCCAGTACCCGGTGGAGATTCCGGGCGTGGGCAACCTGCACTTCCTGCGCACGGCGCTCAACGCGCAGCGCCGGGTGAAGGGGTTGGAGGAACTGGACGCGATGGACTTCCTCCAGCTCGCCAAGGAGAAGTCGAAGCTGGTGCAGTTGGACGCGGCCTTCATGAACCGCTCGGTGAACGAGGGCTTCTCCGGCGGCGAGAAGAAGCGCAACGAAATCTTCCAGATGGCGGTGCTGGAGCCGCGCCTCGCCGTGCTCGACGAGACGGACTCGGGCCTGGACATCGACGCCCTGCGCATCGTGGCGGGGGGCGTGAACGGCCTGCGCTCCAAGGACCGCGGCATGGTGCTCATCACGCACTACCAGCGGCTGCTCGACTACATCGTCCCCGACAAGGTGCACGTCATGGCGGCGGGCCGCATCGTGCGCTCGGGCGGGCGCGAGCTGGCGCTGGAGCTGGAGGAGAAGGGCTACGGCTGGCTGGGCCTGGAGGGTGGCAAGGGGGCGCCGAAGGGCGGGGAGGTCCGGCGATGA
- the sufU gene encoding Fe-S cluster assembly sulfur transfer protein SufU: MSSGSDDLKDLYQEVVLEHSKRPRNYRVVEGANHEAAGHNPLCGDQLSVTMKVEGDVIRDIGFQGQGCAISRASASLMTGAVKDKSREEAEALFALVHKLVTEGPESMDLDALGKLAVLSGVSEFPARVKCASLAWHTMRAALAGQSEAVSTE; the protein is encoded by the coding sequence ATGAGCTCGGGCTCGGATGACTTGAAGGACCTCTATCAAGAGGTGGTGCTGGAGCACTCCAAGCGGCCACGCAACTACCGCGTGGTGGAGGGCGCCAACCACGAGGCGGCGGGGCACAACCCGCTGTGCGGAGATCAGCTCTCCGTGACGATGAAGGTGGAGGGAGACGTCATCCGCGACATCGGCTTCCAGGGGCAGGGCTGCGCGATTTCACGCGCGTCCGCGTCGCTGATGACGGGGGCGGTGAAGGACAAGTCGCGCGAGGAGGCGGAGGCGCTCTTCGCGCTGGTGCACAAGCTGGTGACGGAGGGTCCGGAGTCGATGGACCTGGACGCGCTGGGCAAGCTCGCGGTGCTGTCGGGCGTGAGCGAGTTCCCCGCGCGGGTGAAGTGCGCGAGCCTGGCGTGGCACACGATGCGCGCGGCGCTGGCGGGACAGAGTGAAGCGGTCTCCACGGAGTAG
- a CDS encoding ABC transporter substrate-binding protein, with protein MRHLLLLATLALSLAGCEKKSAPTPTEPPPSGQATAPQGSQEGTPAQAPAQPGAQVQAGGDSGPIVVGEVGSLTGSEATFGVSARNGIELALDEANAAGGVKGRKVVVRVYDSQGRPEEGAQAATRLITQDKVVAILGEAASSVSMAMAEKAQAGKVPMITPTSTSAEVTKKGDYIFRVCFIDEFQGLVMAKFARENLKLSRVAVLTDNKSAFSMGLANVFTAKFQEFGGQVVGTESYSKGDTDFRAQLTAIKQLKPEAMFVPGYYTDVGIIARQAREVGLKVPLLGGDGWDSDKLFELGGSALEGSYFSNHYSPGNPDPVLQSFLARYKARYESVPDSVAALSYDAGRVLVEAMKRAPDLSGPSLRDAIAATKDFPGVAGRITLDANRDAVKEAVVLKVSGGKAEFVTTVKP; from the coding sequence ATGCGTCATCTGCTGCTCCTGGCCACACTGGCACTGAGTCTGGCGGGCTGTGAGAAGAAGTCCGCGCCCACCCCCACCGAGCCCCCGCCGAGCGGCCAGGCCACGGCTCCCCAAGGCTCCCAGGAGGGCACTCCAGCGCAGGCCCCCGCCCAGCCGGGCGCGCAGGTGCAGGCGGGCGGGGACTCGGGCCCCATCGTGGTGGGCGAGGTGGGCAGCCTCACGGGCAGTGAGGCCACGTTCGGCGTGTCGGCGCGCAACGGCATCGAGCTGGCGCTGGACGAGGCCAACGCGGCCGGCGGCGTGAAGGGCCGCAAGGTGGTGGTGCGCGTGTACGACAGCCAGGGGCGCCCGGAGGAAGGGGCGCAGGCGGCGACGCGCCTCATCACCCAGGACAAGGTGGTGGCGATTCTCGGCGAGGCGGCCTCGTCGGTGTCCATGGCGATGGCGGAGAAGGCGCAGGCGGGCAAGGTGCCCATGATTACGCCCACGTCGACGAGCGCCGAGGTGACGAAGAAGGGCGACTACATCTTCCGCGTCTGCTTCATCGACGAGTTCCAGGGCCTGGTGATGGCGAAGTTCGCGCGCGAGAACCTGAAGCTGTCGCGCGTGGCGGTGCTCACGGACAACAAGAGCGCGTTCTCGATGGGGCTCGCCAACGTCTTCACCGCGAAGTTCCAGGAGTTCGGCGGACAGGTGGTGGGGACGGAGAGCTACTCGAAGGGCGACACGGACTTCCGCGCGCAGCTCACGGCCATCAAGCAGTTGAAGCCGGAGGCGATGTTCGTGCCGGGCTACTACACGGACGTGGGCATCATCGCGCGGCAGGCGCGCGAGGTGGGCCTGAAGGTGCCGCTCTTGGGCGGCGACGGGTGGGACTCCGACAAGCTGTTCGAGCTGGGCGGCTCCGCGCTGGAGGGCAGCTACTTCTCCAACCACTATTCGCCGGGCAACCCGGACCCCGTGCTCCAGTCGTTCCTGGCGCGCTACAAGGCGCGCTACGAGAGCGTGCCGGACAGTGTGGCGGCGCTCTCCTACGACGCGGGTCGGGTGCTGGTGGAGGCGATGAAGCGCGCGCCTGACTTGAGCGGGCCTTCGCTGCGCGACGCCATCGCGGCGACGAAGGACTTCCCGGGCGTCGCGGGGCGAATCACGCTGGACGCCAACCGCGACGCGGTGAAGGAGGCCGTCGTGCTGAAGGTCTCCGGCGGCAAGGCGGAGTTCGTCACCACCGTGAAGCCGTAG
- a CDS encoding isoaspartyl peptidase/L-asparaginase family protein, with the protein MFASLPSLPRSLVAGTALLLLPVGCTSTQGAQVDDARLTQEGSAARKPRWGLVIHGGAGVISRENLSPEREAEVRAALQQALAAGHGVLAKGGTSLDAVSAAIRVLEDSPHFNAGKGAVFNHDGVNELDAAIMDGRTRSAGAVAGLRHVKNPIDLARRVMEQSPHVMMIGEGAESFAKAQGVELVDPKYFYTEERWQGLQRALEKERAAPAPGTTPSTLRPGYDPVTGDHKFGTVGAVALDQAGNLAAGTSTGGMTNKRYGRVGDAPIIGAGTYADLRCAVSATGHGEFFIRYTVARDICARVEYQELPLPEAANLVVNDVLVKAGGEGGVIAMDRDGNVAMPFNSSGMYRGYVGEDGQPHVAIFKEPEDAK; encoded by the coding sequence ATGTTCGCTTCCCTGCCGTCCCTTCCCCGAAGCCTCGTCGCTGGGACCGCGCTGCTGCTCCTGCCCGTGGGCTGCACGAGCACCCAGGGCGCGCAGGTGGATGACGCTCGGCTCACCCAGGAGGGCTCGGCTGCTCGCAAGCCCCGGTGGGGGCTGGTCATCCACGGCGGCGCGGGCGTCATCTCGCGCGAGAACCTCTCGCCGGAGCGCGAGGCCGAGGTCCGCGCGGCGCTCCAGCAGGCCCTCGCGGCGGGACATGGGGTGCTGGCCAAGGGTGGCACCAGCCTGGACGCCGTGAGCGCGGCCATCCGTGTCCTGGAGGACTCTCCGCACTTCAACGCGGGCAAGGGCGCGGTCTTCAACCACGACGGCGTCAACGAGCTGGACGCGGCCATCATGGACGGCAGGACGCGCTCGGCCGGAGCCGTCGCGGGGCTTCGTCACGTGAAGAACCCCATCGACCTGGCGCGCCGGGTGATGGAGCAGTCGCCGCACGTGATGATGATTGGAGAGGGCGCGGAGTCCTTCGCCAAGGCGCAGGGCGTGGAGCTGGTGGACCCGAAGTACTTCTACACGGAGGAGCGCTGGCAGGGCCTCCAGCGCGCGCTGGAGAAGGAGCGCGCGGCGCCGGCTCCCGGCACGACGCCCTCCACGCTGCGGCCCGGATATGACCCGGTGACGGGGGACCACAAGTTCGGCACCGTGGGCGCGGTGGCGCTGGACCAGGCCGGCAACCTCGCGGCGGGCACGTCCACGGGCGGCATGACGAACAAGCGCTACGGCCGCGTGGGGGACGCGCCCATCATCGGCGCGGGCACCTACGCGGACCTGCGCTGCGCGGTCTCCGCCACGGGGCACGGTGAGTTCTTCATCCGCTACACCGTGGCGCGCGACATCTGCGCGCGCGTCGAGTACCAGGAGCTTCCCCTTCCCGAGGCCGCCAACCTCGTCGTCAACGACGTGCTGGTGAAGGCGGGAGGCGAGGGCGGCGTCATCGCGATGGACCGCGACGGGAATGTTGCGATGCCGTTCAACTCCTCGGGCATGTATCGCGGCTACGTGGGCGAGGACGGTCAGCCCCACGTGGCCATCTTCAAGGAGCCCGAGGACGCGAAGTAG
- the sufD gene encoding Fe-S cluster assembly protein SufD has protein sequence MTRYLDVASRFQKESASAPAFLRALRQEGLAHFERLGLPTTKDEAWKYTNVSPIAEGGFTPVAALRDSAVLAPVVERLALVGGPRLVFVDGRFAPELSSVTGLPRGLTVKPLGAALTEDAALLEAYLGQRALSSAQAFTALNAALLEDGALVHLSKGALSEVPVQLIFLTRGDAAVLSSPRVLVLAEEGSEGTLVETYASASGGSLATFTNAVTEVTLGDNASLKHYRLQSEGDAALHVGGLHVKQGRDSRFVSHTFAFGGVLARNEVHVSFAGKGGDATLNGLYVGRGTQHQDVRTALDHAVADCTSRELYKGVLDDRARGTFHGLVKVRQDAQRTDARQQNRNLLLSEHAQADTRPQLEILADDVKCAHGAAVGRLDAQALFYLRSRGIPQAEAERLLTYAFARELVEAVPEGPVRASVESLLAQRLPGAARTEVTA, from the coding sequence ATGACGCGCTACCTGGACGTCGCCTCGCGTTTCCAGAAGGAGTCCGCGAGCGCGCCTGCCTTCCTGCGCGCCCTGCGCCAGGAGGGGCTCGCGCACTTCGAGCGGCTGGGCCTGCCGACGACGAAGGACGAGGCGTGGAAGTACACCAACGTCTCGCCCATCGCGGAGGGCGGGTTCACGCCCGTGGCGGCCCTGCGTGACAGCGCGGTGCTGGCGCCGGTGGTGGAGCGGCTCGCGCTGGTGGGTGGACCCCGGCTGGTCTTCGTGGACGGGCGCTTCGCTCCGGAGTTGTCGAGCGTGACGGGCCTGCCGCGTGGGCTGACGGTGAAGCCGCTCGGCGCGGCGCTGACGGAGGACGCGGCGCTGCTCGAGGCCTATCTGGGACAGCGGGCGCTGTCGTCGGCGCAGGCCTTCACGGCGCTCAACGCGGCGCTGCTGGAGGACGGCGCGCTGGTGCACCTGTCGAAGGGCGCGCTGAGCGAGGTGCCCGTGCAGCTCATCTTCCTGACGCGCGGCGATGCGGCCGTGCTGTCGAGCCCGCGCGTGCTGGTGCTCGCGGAGGAGGGCAGCGAGGGCACGCTGGTGGAGACGTACGCCAGCGCGAGCGGAGGCTCCCTGGCCACGTTCACCAACGCAGTGACGGAGGTGACACTGGGCGACAACGCCAGCCTGAAGCACTACCGCCTCCAGTCGGAGGGAGACGCCGCGCTGCACGTGGGTGGGCTGCACGTGAAGCAGGGGCGCGACAGCCGCTTCGTCTCGCACACGTTCGCCTTCGGCGGCGTGCTGGCGCGCAACGAGGTGCACGTCTCCTTCGCGGGCAAGGGCGGGGATGCGACTCTCAACGGCCTGTACGTGGGGCGAGGGACGCAGCACCAGGACGTGCGCACCGCGCTGGACCACGCCGTCGCGGACTGCACCAGCCGCGAGCTGTACAAGGGCGTGCTGGATGACCGGGCGCGCGGCACGTTCCACGGCCTGGTGAAGGTGCGGCAGGACGCGCAGCGCACGGACGCGCGGCAGCAGAACCGCAACCTCCTGTTGTCCGAGCACGCGCAGGCGGACACGCGGCCGCAGCTGGAGATTCTCGCGGACGACGTGAAGTGCGCGCACGGCGCGGCGGTGGGGCGGCTGGACGCGCAGGCGCTGTTCTACCTGCGCTCGCGAGGCATCCCCCAGGCGGAGGCGGAGCGGCTGCTCACGTATGCCTTCGCCCGCGAGCTGGTGGAGGCGGTGCCGGAGGGGCCGGTGCGCGCGAGCGTGGAGTCGCTGCTGGCCCAGAGGCTGCCGGGCGCGGCCCGGACGGAGGTGACGGCATGA
- a CDS encoding type 1 glutamine amidotransferase domain-containing protein — protein MKKLKGLRVAVLATSGFEQVELTRPVKKLQRQGAEVTVVSLLPGHIRGMNHMLPGKKVRVDATLRDVKAADFDAVLLPGGLINPDTLRQSALAKDFVHDADSLNLPMAIICHAPWLLISAGLTEGRTLTSWPGIQDDVKNSGAMWRDDEMVRDDNWVSSRGPQDLPAFERAMVELFAEKMPEVRERLRQAQDEHPVAARYHPATEESGRRWPRLLAGSLATAAISFGVRRLAASR, from the coding sequence ATGAAGAAGCTGAAGGGCTTGCGGGTGGCGGTGCTGGCGACGAGCGGCTTCGAGCAGGTGGAGCTGACGCGCCCGGTCAAGAAGCTGCAGCGCCAGGGCGCGGAGGTGACCGTCGTGTCACTCTTGCCCGGCCACATCCGGGGCATGAACCACATGCTGCCGGGCAAGAAGGTCCGCGTGGACGCCACGCTGCGCGACGTGAAGGCCGCGGACTTCGACGCGGTGCTGCTGCCCGGCGGGCTCATCAACCCGGACACGCTGCGCCAGAGCGCGCTGGCCAAGGACTTCGTCCACGACGCGGACTCGCTCAACCTGCCCATGGCCATCATCTGTCATGCGCCGTGGCTGCTCATCTCCGCGGGCCTCACCGAGGGCCGCACGCTCACGTCGTGGCCCGGCATCCAGGATGACGTGAAGAACTCCGGCGCCATGTGGCGCGACGACGAGATGGTGCGCGACGACAACTGGGTCTCCAGCCGGGGACCGCAAGATTTGCCCGCCTTCGAGCGCGCCATGGTGGAGCTCTTCGCGGAGAAGATGCCCGAGGTGCGCGAGCGCCTGCGCCAGGCCCAGGACGAGCACCCCGTGGCCGCGCGCTACCACCCGGCCACGGAGGAGTCCGGACGGCGCTGGCCCCGACTGCTCGCGGGCAGCCTGGCCACCGCCGCCATCAGCTTCGGCGTGCGCCGACTGGCCGCTTCACGCTGA
- the sufT gene encoding putative Fe-S cluster assembly protein SufT: MRGVTAMLEREVPATIIPSGDKVVLPEGAELRVMQTLGGNITVQDPYGQLFRIDEKDGAALGEEYAPKEKAAGDPSEFHEEQVWEQLRTVYDPEIPVNIVELGLVYACKAEPMPEGGQRVDIQMTLTAPGCGMGPVLVDDVRTKVSGVPGVKEAHVELVWDPPWDQSRMTDVARLQLGWM; encoded by the coding sequence ATGCGAGGCGTGACGGCGATGCTGGAGCGGGAGGTCCCCGCGACCATCATCCCCAGTGGTGACAAGGTGGTGCTGCCGGAGGGCGCGGAGCTGCGGGTGATGCAGACGCTCGGCGGCAACATCACGGTGCAGGACCCCTACGGGCAGCTCTTCCGCATCGACGAGAAGGACGGCGCGGCGCTGGGCGAGGAGTACGCGCCCAAGGAGAAGGCCGCGGGCGACCCCAGTGAGTTCCACGAGGAGCAGGTCTGGGAGCAGCTGCGCACGGTGTATGACCCGGAGATTCCGGTGAACATCGTGGAGCTGGGCCTGGTGTACGCGTGCAAGGCGGAGCCGATGCCCGAGGGTGGGCAGCGCGTGGACATCCAGATGACGCTGACGGCGCCCGGCTGCGGCATGGGGCCGGTGCTGGTGGACGACGTGCGCACCAAGGTCAGCGGCGTGCCCGGCGTGAAGGAGGCTCACGTCGAGCTGGTGTGGGATCCGCCCTGGGACCAGAGCCGGATGACGGACGTGGCCCGGCTGCAGCTCGGGTGGATGTGA
- the sufB gene encoding Fe-S cluster assembly protein SufB, which produces MTTDTLQELTRRPYAAGFVSAVEADTFPPGLSEDVIRALSEKKGEPAFLLEWRLKSYRHWLTLREPTWQAVTYRPIDYQGISYYSAPRFKPKKDSLDEVDPEILRTYEKLGIPLEEQKRLQNVAVDAVFDSVSVATTFKDKLAKAGVIFCSFSEAVREHPELLRKYLGTVVPHSDNFFAALNSAVFSDGSFVYVPKGVRCPMELSTYFRINAAETGQFERTLIVADEGSYVSYLEGCTAPQRDTNQLHAAVVELVALKGATIKYSTVQNWYPGDAEGKGGIYNFVTKRGIAHEKAKISWTQVETGSAITWKYPSVILKGDDSVGEFYSVALTNNLQQADTGTKMVHIGKNTRSTIVSKGISAGRGQNTYRGLVKVLKSAQDARNYTQCDSLLLGDKCGAHTVPYIEVKNASAQVEHEASTSKIGEDQLFYCRQRGISQEDAVSMIVNGFCRQVFKELPMEFAVEAQKLLGVSLEGSVG; this is translated from the coding sequence ATGACCACCGACACCCTTCAGGAGCTGACGCGCCGCCCGTACGCGGCGGGCTTCGTCTCCGCCGTGGAGGCGGACACCTTCCCGCCCGGCCTGAGCGAGGACGTCATCCGCGCGCTGTCCGAGAAGAAGGGCGAGCCGGCCTTCCTGCTCGAGTGGCGCCTGAAGTCCTACCGTCACTGGCTCACGTTGCGCGAGCCCACGTGGCAGGCGGTGACGTACCGCCCCATCGACTACCAGGGCATCAGCTACTACTCGGCGCCGCGCTTCAAGCCGAAGAAGGACAGCCTGGACGAGGTGGACCCGGAGATCCTGCGCACCTACGAGAAGCTCGGCATTCCGCTGGAGGAGCAGAAGCGGCTGCAGAACGTCGCGGTGGACGCGGTGTTCGACTCGGTGTCCGTGGCGACGACGTTCAAGGACAAGCTCGCCAAGGCGGGCGTCATCTTCTGCTCCTTCTCCGAAGCGGTGCGCGAGCACCCGGAGCTCTTGCGGAAGTACCTGGGCACGGTGGTGCCGCACTCGGACAACTTCTTCGCGGCGCTCAACTCGGCGGTGTTCAGCGACGGCTCGTTCGTCTACGTGCCCAAGGGTGTGCGCTGCCCCATGGAGCTGTCCACGTACTTCCGCATCAACGCGGCGGAGACGGGCCAGTTCGAGCGCACGCTCATCGTCGCGGACGAGGGCTCCTACGTGAGCTACCTGGAGGGCTGCACGGCGCCCCAGCGCGACACCAACCAGCTGCACGCGGCGGTGGTGGAGCTGGTGGCGCTCAAGGGGGCCACCATCAAGTACTCCACGGTGCAGAACTGGTACCCCGGCGACGCCGAGGGCAAGGGCGGCATCTACAACTTCGTCACCAAGCGCGGCATCGCGCATGAGAAGGCGAAGATTTCGTGGACGCAGGTGGAGACGGGCTCGGCGATCACGTGGAAGTACCCGAGCGTCATCCTCAAGGGGGATGACTCGGTGGGCGAGTTCTACTCGGTGGCGCTCACCAACAACCTGCAGCAGGCGGACACGGGCACGAAGATGGTGCACATCGGGAAGAACACCCGCTCCACCATCGTGTCCAAGGGCATCAGCGCGGGCCGGGGACAGAACACGTACCGGGGGTTGGTGAAGGTGCTCAAGAGCGCCCAGGACGCGCGCAACTATACGCAGTGCGACTCGCTGCTCCTGGGTGACAAGTGCGGCGCCCACACGGTGCCGTACATCGAGGTGAAGAACGCGTCCGCGCAGGTGGAGCACGAGGCCTCCACGTCGAAGATTGGCGAGGACCAGCTCTTCTATTGCAGACAGCGCGGCATCTCCCAGGAGGACGCGGTGTCGATGATCGTCAATGGCTTCTGCCGGCAGGTCTTCAAGGAGCTCCCCATGGAGTTCGCGGTGGAAGCGCAGAAGCTGCTTGGAGTGAGTCTGGAAGGGAGCGTGGGGTAG
- a CDS encoding cysteine desulfurase, whose product MSTFDVQQVRADFPLLRQEVRGRPLVYLDSAATAQKPQAVIDAIVRFYQHDNANVHRGVHILSERATEAYEGARETVRGFLNARDAREIIFVRGTTEAINLVAQTYGRKHIGAGDEVLITQMEHHANIVPWRMLCEQTGATLKVIPVDERGELVLDAVDALLTDKTRILAVTHVSNALGTVNPVKELTRRAHAKGIPVLVDGAQSVTHFPVDVQDLGCDFYAFSGHKTFGPTGIGVLYGRLERLEPMPPYQGGGDMILSVTMEKVTYNRVPHRFEAGTPNLEGAVGLAAAIRYLQGVGLSAIAEHDREMMAYATAALEAVPGLRLIGTAREKAGVLSFTLEDIHPHDVGTILDREGICIRTGHHCAQPVMQHFKLPATARASLALYNTREDVDALVRGLHKVREVFG is encoded by the coding sequence ATGAGCACGTTCGACGTGCAGCAGGTGCGCGCGGACTTCCCCCTGCTGCGGCAGGAGGTGCGGGGCCGTCCCCTCGTCTATCTGGACAGCGCGGCCACGGCGCAGAAGCCGCAGGCGGTCATCGACGCCATCGTCCGCTTCTACCAGCACGACAACGCCAACGTGCACCGGGGCGTCCACATCCTCTCCGAGCGCGCCACGGAGGCGTACGAGGGCGCGCGCGAGACGGTGCGCGGCTTCCTCAACGCCCGGGACGCGCGCGAAATCATCTTCGTGCGCGGCACCACCGAGGCCATCAACCTCGTGGCGCAGACGTACGGGCGCAAGCACATCGGCGCCGGGGACGAGGTGCTCATCACCCAGATGGAGCACCACGCCAACATCGTCCCCTGGCGGATGCTGTGCGAACAGACCGGCGCCACGCTCAAGGTGATTCCGGTGGATGAGCGGGGCGAGCTGGTGCTGGACGCGGTGGACGCGCTGCTCACGGACAAGACGCGCATCCTCGCGGTGACGCACGTGTCCAACGCGCTGGGCACGGTGAACCCGGTGAAGGAGCTGACGCGCCGGGCGCACGCGAAGGGCATCCCCGTGCTGGTGGACGGGGCGCAGTCGGTGACGCACTTCCCCGTCGACGTGCAGGACCTCGGCTGTGACTTCTACGCCTTCAGCGGGCACAAGACGTTCGGCCCCACGGGCATCGGCGTGCTGTACGGGCGGCTGGAGCGGCTGGAGCCGATGCCTCCGTACCAGGGCGGCGGGGACATGATCCTCTCCGTGACGATGGAGAAGGTGACGTACAACCGCGTGCCGCACCGCTTCGAGGCGGGGACGCCGAACCTGGAGGGCGCGGTGGGGCTGGCCGCGGCCATCCGGTATCTGCAGGGCGTGGGGCTGTCCGCCATCGCCGAGCACGACCGGGAGATGATGGCCTACGCGACGGCCGCGCTGGAGGCGGTGCCGGGGCTGCGGCTCATCGGCACCGCGCGCGAGAAGGCGGGCGTGCTGTCCTTCACGCTGGAGGACATCCATCCGCACGACGTGGGCACCATCCTGGACCGCGAGGGCATCTGCATCCGCACGGGCCACCACTGCGCGCAGCCGGTGATGCAGCACTTCAAGCTGCCGGCGACGGCGCGGGCGTCGCTCGCGCTGTACAACACGCGCGAGGACGTGGACGCGCTCGTGCGCGGGCTGCACAAGGTGAGGGAGGTGTTCGGATGA
- a CDS encoding TadE/TadG family type IV pilus assembly protein codes for MRCSFRLHPARAQSGQSAVETAIVLPLFVFLILGILQLGLMHQARLLTKYAAYKAVRAGSIHNANVREMEKAAVAVLLPMLAQRASGEGGIEYVRPVGSGQEFADKWKELKDNKMADTELKYAEVTICGPTKADAGGSGGEVDFDDPDNATSGDWKQSHRTKLRIQVTFNYRLVVPFADWVIFNAARARDMPMLMRMGEVKGTEKSKVAVRKFGSASTGEGPYDAAASKRIYIAPIRATYTMRMQSNLYTNNDDLPSRNACLFPFAY; via the coding sequence ATGCGATGCTCCTTCCGCTTACATCCTGCGAGGGCGCAGTCCGGGCAGTCCGCGGTGGAGACCGCGATTGTCCTGCCGCTCTTCGTGTTCCTCATCCTGGGCATCCTGCAGCTCGGGCTGATGCACCAGGCGCGGCTGTTGACGAAGTACGCGGCCTACAAGGCGGTGCGGGCTGGCTCCATCCACAACGCGAACGTGCGGGAGATGGAGAAGGCGGCCGTCGCCGTGCTGTTGCCCATGCTCGCCCAGCGCGCGTCTGGCGAGGGTGGCATCGAGTACGTGCGGCCGGTGGGCAGCGGGCAGGAGTTCGCGGACAAGTGGAAGGAGCTCAAGGACAACAAGATGGCGGACACGGAGCTGAAGTACGCCGAGGTCACCATCTGCGGGCCGACGAAGGCGGACGCGGGCGGGAGCGGCGGCGAGGTGGACTTCGATGATCCAGACAACGCCACGTCCGGTGACTGGAAGCAGAGCCACCGCACCAAGCTGCGCATCCAGGTCACGTTCAACTACCGGCTGGTCGTCCCGTTCGCGGACTGGGTCATCTTCAATGCCGCGCGCGCCCGTGACATGCCGATGTTGATGCGCATGGGCGAGGTGAAGGGCACGGAGAAGAGCAAGGTGGCCGTGCGGAAGTTCGGGAGCGCGTCCACCGGCGAGGGCCCCTACGACGCCGCCGCGTCCAAGCGCATCTACATCGCCCCCATCCGCGCCACCTACACCATGCGGATGCAGTCGAACCTCTACACCAACAACGACGACCTGCCCTCGAGGAACGCATGCCTCTTCCCGTTCGCATACTGA